The Candidatus Micrarchaeia archaeon genomic interval CTTTTTTTGCATACGGAATTGTAGCTTTTTTCTTGTGGCCATAACAGCCGCCATTCCAACAGCGAGATTTGTTGAAATCGCTCATTCCTTTGCAATAGTGATTTAGGTAGATACGGCACATCTCATAAGACTTTTGTTTGTTGCATCGGTCTTTCAGGGTGAAATCTTTACCGCTGATACGATTTACGTCTTTGACCATTATCGGCCAAATTTGCAAAATTCCTACCGCATTTCCCGAATCGCCTACTGCATCAGCTCGGCTTCCACTCTCAACCTGTGCAATAGCGTCCAATAATCGCTCTACGTTGACCGCCTTGCCATTATCTTTGGCCTGCCCTGCCATTGACACTCCCAAAATTATCGTGGCTGTAATAAGTGCTAATCGCATTTTACCACCTGCTTTCGTCAACATCTTGGACTACTGTTTCTGCTTTAACACGACTAAAAACTTTTTTGCATTTAGGACAAGTCCCGTGATAACTTTCTTCGTGGCGGTCGTATTCCATATTTAATGGCACAAAGCATACGGGACACCATTCGCCGCCCAGTTTG includes:
- a CDS encoding transglycosylase SLT domain-containing protein gives rise to the protein MRLALITATIILGVSMAGQAKDNGKAVNVERLLDAIAQVESGSRADAVGDSGNAVGILQIWPIMVKDVNRISGKDFTLKDRCNKQKSYEMCRIYLNHYCKGMSDFNKSRCWNGGCYGHKKKATIPYAKKVMKAMK